The sequence below is a genomic window from Pirellulales bacterium.
TTTACATCAGACGCTCGGTTACAAATCCCCAGATCAATTCGAAGCCGAATACGCCTCGGCAACTGCGGCGTAATCATGCTCCCCGCCGCTGTCCGAAAGTCCTGGGCTATCGCATCATTTCGTTATTTTACGACAATCTTAATTCGCATACGGCTCAATACACTCCGGCTTGTCGTTCTTTGACGTATTCACCAGCGGGTTAATTGCCGTGTCGGTCATTTCACTAGCGGGAAAGGATTCGTAGAGATACCGAAGCGACTCCGGTTTGTGCGCGGGGCTTAACCATGCGTCGTAATCGTTCGGCGAAAGTATGACCGGCATACGTTCGTGGTTGTACTTGGCGACCATTTCGTTTGGGCTGGTCGTCAGGATCGTACACGAATCAAACGGCTTGTTTTTGTCGTCGCCTTCCTTCGGTGTCCACCGCTCCCACAATCCAGCGAACGCAAATAGGGGGCGTTCCTTGATTTGAAAGTAATGAGGGAATTTCTCATTGCCGATTTCTTCCCACTCGATAAACCCATCGGCGGGAATCAAACAGCGGCGGGTTTTGATTGCCGCTCGAAAGGAAGATTTGGTTTCGACTTCCTCACTCTTGGCGTTGAATGTCCTGTATTTAACTTTCGGTTCTTTCGACCATGCTGGAACCAGCCACCATTGG
It includes:
- a CDS encoding SOS response-associated peptidase: MCGRFTLRQRQADIIAAFNVSAHEDWQQALRYNISPMQQVSIIRLTDGEREICNAQWWLVPAWSKEPKVKYRTFNAKSEEVETKSSFRAAIKTRRCLIPADGFIEWEEIGNEKFPHYFQIKERPLFAFAGLWERWTPKEGDDKNKPFDSCTILTTSPNEMVAKYNHERMPVILSPNDYDAWLSPAHKPESLRYLYESFPASEMTDTAINPLVNTSKNDKPECIEPYAN